TTCAACCTTTCTTGTCATATAGAGATTAAAATAAGGACGAGCCACTTTTACCCAAATTGTGGCATAAGGAACTTTATATTCTTTCAATATATGGATAGAATCCTTTTGCATTTCGAACATACTACTATGAAATGTATAAGGCTTCAAATAAGAGGAAAAATCCGTCTCGGAAGCCTGGATAAGTTGCTCATCCGTATGTTTCTGTTTAACAAGTTCTCTCGGAGTGCTTCCCCGGTCTTCCTTTAGCATAGTTAGTACTTTTTGGACTGCTGCCTCATATACCTTTGCTAAAGCGGAAGAATTTTGCATTCTTTCCGAAATCCTCCAGAACTTAGGCCTGTCTCTGTAGGTATGAAAGAGATGTTTGGAGATAAACACAGATAATTCTTCTCTGGAATACCTAGTCCAATGCCTGAATATAAACTCGGGAGAAAGCCCATAAATCAAAACCTCGTCCAAGGCCAAAACCGGAGTTTTATTATAAATTTCTAATGATTGGTCTAAAAGAACAAAGTCCGGTCTTGTTCCGTCTGATTTAAATCTTTCTACCCAATATAGAAAATAATCAGGAGAACCCCCAGGTACTGAAAAATTATAAAGCACCCAGTCAGGATGTCTTTTTTCAAGTTCTCTGGTCGGAAGTAAGAGAGCTCTAGAATTTCCAAAAAAAACCAATGTCTTTTTTCGAGAAGATGGGTCCTTCTTCAGATATTCTTTTAGATCCGAATACAGATCCTCTTTGCTGATAAAATTCAAATGGGACAACGTATTCGAATAATAATACTGGAAGAACTCTAGAGTGAACAAACGATCTAGCCCCAAAGAGATCAACAGAACAAGAAGAGGAAGAAGTAAGAATGTATTCTTTTTCATAATTATTTCCGGTCTAGAACTGGCAATAGATACAAGCTCCGGAATCCTCCGATAATAAAGCGATTGCAAATACTGTCACCACTCCGCAGGCAACAAGTAGCCAGTCTTTTCCTCTTCCCCATTGCAGTAATAGGTCCTTTCTGGATTGGATCCAATGAAATACAATAAATCCCAAATAAGAATATCCGATCTTTTCAATATTCTTCATAGATTCCAATAAAAAGGGAGAAGGTCCGGTAACCAAGGAAATTGAATTTTCTATCCAACCAAACCCTAAGGATTGTAAAGACGAAGATAGATAATTTTGTGTGTTAGTCACAAGTCCCACAACATGTTGAAGCATTTTAGTTGCAGAGTTTGCTCTGAACAGGATCGCACTGAAAGAGAATAAACAGAATACGAACTGTATCCTTAGGAAATTGAGAATTTTACTTTTGGAATCTTCGTCATTCCAGCCGAACTTGCCGACTAAAAATCTTTCAAATGCAAGTATGACTCCCCAATAGAATCCCCAGGCAATAAACGTATAATCCGCCCCATGCCAGACCCCACCCACTGTCATAGTGATGATCAAATTCAGGTATGTGCGCCATTCTCCTTTTTTACTTCCACCCAAAGGAAAATAGATATAATCTCTGAGCCAGAAAGAAAGACTCATATGCCATCTCTGCCATAACTCTCTCCCGGAAGGAGAGAACAACGGTGCATTGAAATTCTCAGGAAGTTCAAATCCGAAATAGAGACCAACCGCTCTTGCCATATCCGTGAGTCCAGAAAAATCGCAGTATACCTGGATAGCATATCCAAATGCGGCCAAGACCAGAGAAAGATTATCATACTGTCCCGGATTGGAAAAAACAGGAGCGATCACTCCTGCCACAGGATCCGCAATTAGTATTTTTTTGATCAAACCAGAGATCATAAGATAAGAAGCACGAACGATCTTATCCTTGTCAGGGTTCAGATGCCCTATGTTTATAAAATAATCTTTTGTCCTTAAGATTGGCCCTACGATCAGAACAGGGAAGAATATTACAAAACTAAGATACTGTTTCAGCCCTATAATATCATCTTCCGGCTTACGATACGCGTCCACGGCAGCGGCAATCATCTGGAAACTGTAAAAACTCACGGCTAACGGAAGGGAGATCTGCAATATTCTAGGAACTTCGTCAAAGAATGGATACTTAGTAAGATCGAAAAGTATCCTATTTATAAAATAGAAATACTTGAAAAATCCTAGATTGATCGCATTCAAAAGAACGGCAAAGATCATCCAAGCTTTCGCGTTTACGGAAGTCCTTATCTTAAAATAAGCGAAGTAATTGAATAGAACGATAATTAGGAAATGGAGAAAGAAATAGAATCCGCTTAAGATAGTAGAAGAAGCTACTATATAAAAGACACCGCTGGAAATGAGTAAAAAATCGGATCTTTTCTTTTCCGGAAGAAGCCAATAGATAGAATAAACGATAGAGAAAAAAACGAAAAATAAGATCGAATTGTAGAGCACTCTTTTACTTTCCCTTCTTGAATAGTTCCTTCCAGTAGAGAATCTCTCCCGGAGAAAGTTTTGCGCCTGAGTCCTTCTCTTCCCGAGCTGGCTTTTCCGCCAAGGCGCTTTCTATTTTTTTTACGAACTCTTCGGATAGTATAGGTTTTGTTCCCAGTCTTTTTGCAAAAGCCAAAATTTCCTGATCGGAAGTCACCACGAATAGATCGGCAGGCCTCGGAGCATATTTGATATATTCCTTGATCAAATCGTCCGCCTTTCTGTCCTGGCTGAAATAAACGTGTATTTTTCCGTACGAATCTTCTTTGGTCTCGTTCCCTTTTTCTTTTTTTCCATCGAAGAATACATGAACCTTAGGACTTTTCAGTTTAGAAGAATAAGATTCCAAAATTCTCAAGAGACCTACTCTGGCATCCCTCAGTCGATTGGAATACATATACTCTTCCAATTCAGGAATTTTGTAAATCAGATTGAAACCGTCTACGACTAAATGCATCCCTTTAAAACTAGTGACCAGAATGTATGTTTTGGAAAAACTTGTAAACACCGAACCGAATCGGACAATGGCACATGGTGGAAGCAAATTCCCAACCGGCAAAATCCTCTAAAATCCGAAACTTCATACGAACTGTAAAATATTGGAGAAGTGTTTTACCAGGTACTGCAAGAGATTATTTTCTTTTGGGCTTGGCCGCAATCGACGTATTCTTTTTATTATTCGTAAACTCCTATAAAGAATTCATCCATAAAGATATCCCAGCCTATGTTCTCGCATTCGATCTATTCGTCATATTTTTATGGGGCATAGAAGTTTGGATCAAGGTCCGACAAAAAAAGGACATCAAAAAATATCTGAGGACCAATTGGTACGAACTTATTGGCATAATTCCTCTTTATTTCCTCCGACCATTTCTACTGTTAAGAGGAGTAAAACTCGCAATTGCATTTTATAGGTTCGGGACATCGGGCCAGAACGTAAGCGAGGTTCTGACAAGAGAGATCACATTCAGATTTAGAGATGTGATCGTGGACACAATAGCGGATGCGGTATTTCTCCACTCTTTGGAAAGAGTGGAAGAAGTGATGCTAAGACTAGATTATAGCCAGCTTGCAAAAGAAGCCATCTCCAAACATAATGACCAACTCAACTCCAAGGTAAACGAATCCTTACAGTCCAAGTTCTTATTGGAAGAATTATCCAAGATTCCTTTCATGTCTCAGGTCTCTCATAAATTGGGAGAAGACATAGGAAGAATGATCGCAGAAGTTCTGGAAACTGAAGTGATCGGCGATATCATGAAAGATATCACTGCAAATATCTTAAAAGAGATGGCCGAACACGTAAAAAAACTTCCGTTAGAGAGAATCACGGAACCGAAAGAGGAAATACCTTCTCCGCCTTCGATCCCGGAAACTTAATTAGTTCAGGCAGCACCGCTAGGAATTCTTAAGATCAATACTTGGGTGGTGGACTTGGCAAGAAGTTTACCTTCTTCATCAAAAGCTTCTCCCTCTAGATAGATGTGTTGGTTCCCTCTTGCCACTACCTTAGCTTGCACTGTGATCCTTTGATTTTCTTTTACCATTCGAATATAACTAACGCTTAATTCCAGAGTGGTGGTAGGTTTACCCGCGGCCAAATAACATAATGGACCGAAAGTATTGTCGAATGCAGCCGCTAAAAATCCACCTTGAAAAACTCCCATCGGATTGGAGAACCTAGGCTCCACATAAAAACTGCAGACCATCTCCTTCTTACGTACATAGGAAACGAATTCCCCAGAAAGTTCCTTGAAAGCGGGAGGAGGAACCTTTAGACCTGGGGCGGCCTTTGAAAACTTCTCCCATTCTTTTTGCATATCTTCTAAATCTTTTTGATTCGCCAAGGTTGATCTCCTAGTCTATATTCCGATCTTGTAAAGAAATTGGATTCGGGCAAATTAAAATTGCCATGATTTGGTAACACAACCATTATGTAGGAAAATGAACCCATTCTTTTCCTTAGAAACGAAACTGAAAAACGGCATCCGGACCGCATGGCAGGAACTAGGGATCAAAAAGGAGATCGCTCTAGCGATCGCCGGTGGAGGGATCAAAGCGTTTTACGGACTAGGTTTTGCATATACACTCAGAACCTGGGGAATAAGAATTAAAGAAGTTTCGGGTGTAAGTGCGGGAGCCGCCATGGCAATCAGCA
Above is a genomic segment from Leptospira johnsonii containing:
- a CDS encoding DUF1574 domain-containing protein; the protein is MKKNTFLLLPLLVLLISLGLDRLFTLEFFQYYYSNTLSHLNFISKEDLYSDLKEYLKKDPSSRKKTLVFFGNSRALLLPTRELEKRHPDWVLYNFSVPGGSPDYFLYWVERFKSDGTRPDFVLLDQSLEIYNKTPVLALDEVLIYGLSPEFIFRHWTRYSREELSVFISKHLFHTYRDRPKFWRISERMQNSSALAKVYEAAVQKVLTMLKEDRGSTPRELVKQKHTDEQLIQASETDFSSYLKPYTFHSSMFEMQKDSIHILKEYKVPYATIWVKVARPYFNLYMTRKVETSEGLKTPMEVWKPIVERFNEETGTAFWNMNEDPDYNCEEFADPGHMSPNCFPVFGDYIFKKLEETFPKDQTK
- a CDS encoding MBOAT family O-acyltransferase, encoding MLYNSILFFVFFSIVYSIYWLLPEKKRSDFLLISSGVFYIVASSTILSGFYFFLHFLIIVLFNYFAYFKIRTSVNAKAWMIFAVLLNAINLGFFKYFYFINRILFDLTKYPFFDEVPRILQISLPLAVSFYSFQMIAAAVDAYRKPEDDIIGLKQYLSFVIFFPVLIVGPILRTKDYFINIGHLNPDKDKIVRASYLMISGLIKKILIADPVAGVIAPVFSNPGQYDNLSLVLAAFGYAIQVYCDFSGLTDMARAVGLYFGFELPENFNAPLFSPSGRELWQRWHMSLSFWLRDYIYFPLGGSKKGEWRTYLNLIITMTVGGVWHGADYTFIAWGFYWGVILAFERFLVGKFGWNDEDSKSKILNFLRIQFVFCLFSFSAILFRANSATKMLQHVVGLVTNTQNYLSSSLQSLGFGWIENSISLVTGPSPFLLESMKNIEKIGYSYLGFIVFHWIQSRKDLLLQWGRGKDWLLVACGVVTVFAIALLSEDSGACIYCQF
- a CDS encoding NYN domain-containing protein, encoding MHLVVDGFNLIYKIPELEEYMYSNRLRDARVGLLRILESYSSKLKSPKVHVFFDGKKEKGNETKEDSYGKIHVYFSQDRKADDLIKEYIKYAPRPADLFVVTSDQEILAFAKRLGTKPILSEEFVKKIESALAEKPAREEKDSGAKLSPGEILYWKELFKKGK
- a CDS encoding PaaI family thioesterase, encoding MANQKDLEDMQKEWEKFSKAAPGLKVPPPAFKELSGEFVSYVRKKEMVCSFYVEPRFSNPMGVFQGGFLAAAFDNTFGPLCYLAAGKPTTTLELSVSYIRMVKENQRITVQAKVVARGNQHIYLEGEAFDEEGKLLAKSTTQVLILRIPSGAA